A window of the Proteus terrae subsp. cibarius genome harbors these coding sequences:
- the ampG gene encoding muropeptide MFS transporter AmpG encodes MVQPAFKQTTWYKSFILLLLGFTSGLPLALTAGTLQAWMTVEDIDLKTIGFFSLVGQAYVFKFLWSPFMDRYTPSFLGRRRGWMLLTQIGLVIGIAGMGFLNPNEHLWWLASLAVIVAFCSASQDIVFDAYKTDILKADERGTGAAVSVLGYRIAMLVSGGMALWLADKYIGWQNMYWLMAALMGIGIIATLLAQEPETAVKPPRTLYEAVIEPLYEFFSRNNAWLILLLIVLYKMGDAFALSLSTTFLIRGAGFDAGEVGLVNKTLGLAATIVGALLGGLLMRRWSLFKALMIFGILQGGSNIGYWYLAVSEQSIYSMGAVVAFENICGGMGTAAFVALLMTLCHLSFSATQFALLSALSAIGRVYVGPVAGWYVESHGWEAFYLFSIIAAVPGLILLLISKNTLIYTQKTGEFLRRTLFIKQYRFAIYGLMLTVFFFICSLILVITNSLPTLEIFQSVDFIQSIDTNRLSSWASTLFLYGVIIGAISLVFGTILDYLALKKTTY; translated from the coding sequence ATGGTTCAGCCCGCCTTCAAACAAACCACTTGGTATAAATCATTTATTCTTCTATTACTTGGCTTTACTTCTGGATTACCTCTGGCGTTAACCGCGGGTACATTACAAGCATGGATGACAGTAGAAGATATCGATTTAAAAACCATTGGTTTTTTCTCATTGGTGGGACAAGCCTATGTTTTTAAATTCCTTTGGTCACCTTTTATGGATCGCTATACCCCTTCTTTTCTTGGCCGTCGCCGAGGATGGATGTTGCTCACTCAAATAGGGTTAGTGATTGGTATTGCAGGGATGGGATTTCTAAATCCTAATGAGCATTTATGGTGGCTTGCTTCTCTAGCAGTCATCGTTGCCTTTTGTTCTGCTTCACAAGACATTGTTTTTGATGCCTATAAAACAGATATATTAAAAGCAGATGAGCGTGGTACTGGTGCTGCCGTTTCTGTATTAGGCTATCGCATAGCAATGCTTGTTTCAGGAGGAATGGCGCTTTGGTTAGCTGATAAATATATTGGCTGGCAAAACATGTACTGGTTAATGGCTGCCTTAATGGGGATTGGTATTATCGCCACATTACTTGCTCAAGAGCCAGAAACCGCCGTAAAGCCACCACGTACACTCTATGAAGCTGTTATTGAGCCTTTATATGAATTCTTCTCTCGCAATAATGCTTGGCTAATTTTACTGCTTATTGTGCTGTATAAAATGGGTGATGCCTTTGCCCTAAGTTTAAGTACCACCTTTCTTATTCGCGGTGCTGGATTTGATGCCGGTGAAGTAGGATTAGTGAATAAAACACTTGGACTTGCAGCCACTATTGTTGGGGCATTACTAGGTGGCTTATTAATGCGCCGTTGGAGTTTATTTAAAGCGCTGATGATTTTTGGTATTTTGCAAGGTGGTTCAAATATTGGTTATTGGTATTTAGCTGTTTCTGAGCAAAGTATTTATAGCATGGGTGCGGTAGTTGCATTTGAAAATATTTGTGGGGGAATGGGAACAGCTGCGTTTGTTGCCCTCTTAATGACTCTTTGTCATCTTTCCTTTTCAGCAACACAATTTGCGTTACTCTCAGCTCTCTCTGCCATTGGTCGTGTTTATGTAGGCCCCGTTGCAGGCTGGTATGTTGAAAGCCACGGTTGGGAAGCATTTTATCTTTTTTCTATTATTGCTGCTGTACCTGGTCTTATCTTGTTGTTAATTTCGAAAAATACACTTATTTATACACAAAAAACAGGTGAATTCCTTAGAAGAACTTTATTTATTAAACAGTACCGTTTTGCTATTTATGGTTTGATGCTGACTGTTTTCTTCTTTATTTGTAGTTTAATTCTTGTTATTACAAATTCACTACCGACTTTAGAAATATTCCAATCTGTTGATTTTATTCAGTCAATAGATACTAATAGATTAAGTTCTTGGGCTTCAACACTCTTTTTATACGGTGTTATTATTGGTGCGATAAGCCTTGTCTTTGGCACAATCTTAGATTATTTAGCCCTTAAGAAAACAACATATTAA
- a CDS encoding YajG family lipoprotein, protein MIKNLLCAVFALTLLSGCATPSNKLSIEPVMSVPAADPTMRPISLNISSQDKRASKNLAEINRNGKLEALVPTRDIAFLMQEVLQKQMTARGFMIGSPASADVIIVINKLNADVGEGSVRHNISAKADISIIVTLPNGSSNTKTFRTSYNVQGPFGATNEKIAAAINNVLSELVNDMAKDASVSQFIKSNAR, encoded by the coding sequence ATGATTAAAAATTTACTCTGTGCTGTTTTTGCATTAACTCTGCTTTCAGGTTGTGCAACTCCTAGTAACAAATTATCTATTGAGCCTGTGATGTCAGTTCCTGCCGCGGATCCAACAATGCGCCCTATTTCACTGAACATTTCAAGCCAAGACAAACGTGCATCAAAAAACTTAGCGGAAATCAACCGTAACGGTAAATTAGAAGCCCTTGTTCCAACTCGTGATATTGCATTTTTAATGCAAGAAGTTTTACAAAAACAAATGACAGCCCGTGGTTTTATGATAGGTTCCCCGGCTTCTGCTGATGTGATTATTGTTATCAATAAACTCAATGCAGATGTAGGTGAAGGAAGTGTTCGTCATAATATCAGTGCAAAAGCGGATATTTCAATTATCGTCACCTTACCGAATGGCAGTTCTAATACCAAAACATTCCGTACTAGCTACAATGTTCAAGGTCCATTTGGTGCAACTAATGAGAAAATTGCCGCTGCGATTAACAATGTCTTAAGTGAACTCGTTAACGATATGGCAAAAGACGCTTCAGTCAGTCAATTTATCAAATCTAACGCCCGTTAA